A single Planctomycetaceae bacterium DNA region contains:
- a CDS encoding PQQ-binding-like beta-propeller repeat protein produces MKRLITLGLGVLLSLEVFARPALAHDSWASFQNGGQVSLDTTAPTAGTKPRWTVELAGYGQSTPVVWHSHIYVTSIEGGNKDTCHVAAYSLTDGKQLWRHAISNATPHENNEYVSRAAPSPAADDAGVICLFEGGNLVALTHDGKIRWERNLVVDYGAIVARHGLAASVEQSADHVFIWMERSEEPYVVCLKKSSGETRWKVPGVGATSWASPRLVPVDGGQHLVLSASGSLMGLDPTDGSQLWKLEELTGNSTPTPMPLGDGKFLIGATVGRGESGSGRAAESNGMVQISRTADGIWKADYVWRARRATSSFASPIVHEGVALFVNREGVLYGLEAAAGDELFAKRLSGSSWATAIGLCNGSVLVPARDGKIDVVNGLKSDLTVTTLDPIPVAAKDKKDPVPAAGSPTNSGPPGSKAPVLYAAVVVRDSLLLRQGDRLICLALNSDDTAVSAP; encoded by the coding sequence ATGAAAAGACTCATCACACTGGGACTCGGCGTTTTGCTTTCGCTCGAGGTGTTCGCAAGGCCCGCCTTGGCGCACGATTCGTGGGCTTCGTTCCAAAACGGCGGGCAGGTTTCGCTGGACACAACGGCTCCGACGGCCGGCACAAAACCACGCTGGACTGTGGAACTCGCTGGTTATGGCCAGTCGACTCCAGTCGTCTGGCACAGCCACATTTACGTGACCAGCATTGAAGGCGGCAACAAAGACACCTGCCATGTCGCTGCCTATTCGTTAACAGATGGAAAGCAACTCTGGCGGCATGCGATTTCCAACGCTACGCCTCACGAAAACAACGAATACGTCAGCAGAGCAGCCCCAAGTCCGGCGGCCGATGACGCAGGAGTCATCTGTCTGTTCGAAGGTGGTAATCTGGTCGCGTTAACTCACGATGGCAAGATCCGATGGGAACGCAATCTGGTGGTCGACTATGGCGCCATTGTCGCTCGCCATGGATTAGCAGCATCGGTGGAACAATCAGCCGACCACGTCTTTATCTGGATGGAACGTTCTGAAGAGCCGTATGTCGTCTGCCTGAAAAAATCCAGCGGTGAGACCAGGTGGAAAGTCCCCGGAGTCGGTGCCACAAGCTGGGCAAGTCCGCGTCTGGTCCCGGTTGACGGCGGTCAACATTTGGTCTTGAGTGCCAGTGGTTCCCTGATGGGTCTTGATCCGACTGACGGCAGCCAACTGTGGAAGCTGGAAGAACTGACCGGAAATTCCACGCCAACTCCCATGCCACTGGGTGACGGAAAATTCCTGATTGGCGCGACGGTGGGGCGAGGTGAAAGCGGTAGCGGTCGAGCTGCGGAATCAAATGGAATGGTGCAGATTTCGCGCACCGCTGATGGTATTTGGAAAGCCGATTATGTCTGGCGAGCCAGGAGAGCGACCAGCAGTTTTGCATCGCCGATTGTACATGAAGGAGTCGCCTTGTTTGTGAATCGCGAAGGCGTGCTTTACGGACTGGAAGCCGCTGCCGGAGATGAATTGTTTGCGAAACGTTTGTCCGGAAGTTCATGGGCAACCGCAATCGGACTTTGCAACGGTAGCGTGTTGGTTCCGGCTCGTGATGGAAAGATCGACGTCGTCAACGGCCTGAAATCAGACCTCACTGTGACGACGCTGGACCCCATTCCCGTCGCTGCGAAAGACAAGAAGGATCCTGTCCCTGCCGCTGGCTCACCAACAAATAGCGGGCCTCCGGGCAGCAAAGCCCCGGTACTTTATGCCGCCGTGGTTGTCAGAGATTCTCTCTTGCTGCGTCAGGGGGATCGATTGATCTGTCTCGCGCTGAACAGCGATGACACGGCCGTTTCAGCTCCGTAA
- a CDS encoding DUF4198 domain-containing protein, giving the protein MINCLKTWCMRAAIALVAMPLTANAHFVWLVPTQVDGQPRVCVYFGEDAHDDNAEYLSRVSGVVVHRIVGTAAAEAVPLTKTDEQIFASCIEGGVYIASHDLGVMDRGDAKFRLLYYAKTGPKAGAAEWKSCVTSDNLVLDVVPELQGSQIAVTVTFREKPVANAELTVARPGAEDVNATTNDQGRAMFDVADAGVYSLRAKFVESVAGELNGKAYPETRHYSTVSLHVPTTNQPIQAVRLQDLPQPVTSFGAATLNDAVYTYGGHTGGAHSYSSGEQGNRLMKLSLKSGEWESLAEGPGLQGLALVAHDNRLYRVGGFSAMNEEGEEHDLWSQSDVSCFDPVDGQWHELPALPERRSSHDAAVVGDSIYVVGGWAMKGEGNSVWHTTAWKMNLTQQPLHWQPIASPPFQRRALATAAHNGRLYAIGGMQREGGPTTKSAIYDPASDTWSEGPALVVQEEAHPESESSGEESDNTSGRRRNMSGGMMTGFGASAFATGGYLYVTTVQGTLQRLSEDGTKWDVIAKTPTGRFFHRLLPLDDQHLIVIGGSNMSVGKYEEVEVISTQPQS; this is encoded by the coding sequence ATGATCAACTGTCTGAAGACATGGTGCATGCGAGCCGCAATTGCACTCGTTGCGATGCCCCTGACCGCGAACGCTCATTTTGTGTGGCTGGTACCGACTCAGGTTGACGGCCAGCCGCGAGTCTGCGTGTACTTTGGCGAAGACGCTCACGACGACAATGCCGAATATCTTTCCCGAGTGAGCGGGGTGGTCGTTCACCGAATTGTCGGAACGGCGGCCGCCGAAGCCGTCCCACTGACAAAGACCGACGAACAAATCTTCGCCTCATGCATCGAAGGCGGCGTGTATATCGCGTCTCATGATCTGGGTGTGATGGATCGCGGCGACGCAAAGTTCCGCCTGCTTTACTACGCCAAGACGGGGCCCAAAGCCGGTGCCGCCGAATGGAAGTCCTGTGTCACGAGTGACAACCTGGTCCTGGACGTGGTTCCTGAACTGCAGGGTTCGCAGATTGCGGTAACAGTCACCTTTCGCGAAAAGCCCGTGGCCAATGCAGAACTGACGGTGGCTCGACCAGGAGCGGAAGATGTCAACGCGACGACTAACGATCAGGGACGGGCGATGTTTGATGTTGCGGATGCCGGAGTGTATTCGCTGCGAGCCAAATTTGTGGAAAGTGTTGCCGGGGAACTGAACGGCAAGGCTTATCCGGAAACGCGCCACTATTCGACGGTGTCTCTGCACGTTCCCACGACTAATCAGCCGATTCAGGCAGTACGTCTTCAGGACCTGCCTCAGCCCGTGACAAGCTTTGGAGCAGCCACCCTGAACGACGCGGTTTACACATACGGTGGGCACACCGGAGGTGCACATTCCTATTCCAGCGGGGAGCAGGGTAACCGGCTGATGAAGCTGAGCCTGAAATCGGGCGAATGGGAATCACTTGCCGAAGGTCCCGGACTTCAGGGACTGGCTCTGGTGGCCCATGATAACCGGCTGTATCGCGTCGGTGGCTTTTCAGCAATGAACGAGGAAGGCGAAGAGCATGACCTTTGGTCCCAAAGTGACGTGTCCTGCTTTGATCCCGTCGACGGCCAGTGGCACGAACTTCCGGCTCTGCCGGAACGCAGATCATCTCATGACGCAGCCGTTGTCGGTGACAGCATCTACGTGGTCGGCGGCTGGGCAATGAAAGGCGAAGGCAATTCCGTCTGGCATACAACTGCCTGGAAGATGAATCTGACTCAGCAGCCTCTTCACTGGCAACCCATTGCATCGCCGCCATTTCAGCGTCGAGCTCTCGCAACAGCCGCTCATAATGGTCGGCTGTACGCCATAGGTGGCATGCAGCGCGAAGGGGGGCCGACGACAAAGTCAGCCATCTATGATCCTGCTTCCGATACGTGGAGCGAAGGGCCGGCTCTCGTTGTACAGGAAGAAGCCCATCCCGAAAGTGAATCCTCCGGCGAAGAATCAGACAACACTTCCGGCCGGCGTCGCAACATGTCGGGCGGCATGATGACCGGTTTCGGAGCATCCGCCTTCGCCACTGGCGGATACTTATACGTGACGACAGTGCAGGGGACGTTGCAGAGGCTCAGCGAAGACGGGACGAAATGGGATGTGATCGCGAAGACTCCCACGGGTCGTTTCTTCCACCGTCTGCTTCCACTGGATGATCAGCACCTGATTGTTATCGGCGGTTCCAATATGAGCGTCGGCAAATACGAAGAAGTGGAAGTCATCAGCACTCAACCTCAGTCATAA